A window of the Oscillospiraceae bacterium NTUH-002-81 genome harbors these coding sequences:
- a CDS encoding AzlC family ABC transporter permease, which yields MKKKLLSFAFLTTLPVFFGYLFLGIAFGLLLADAGYGAPWALFMSIFVYAGSAQFMLAGLLAGGTSILTVSIMTLLINSRHMFYGLSFLEKFRQMGRRYPYMVFSLTDETYSLICSLKVPPEYAEDDALFLISLLDHLYWIFGSVLGALLGQIVPFDTTGIDFAMTALFIVIFTEQWLSYPTHLPAILGFICAVISLVIFGPSNFILPALIVTVTLLFVCRRYLEPFTKEEEQA from the coding sequence ATGAAGAAAAAATTACTGTCCTTTGCTTTCCTCACGACTTTGCCGGTCTTTTTCGGCTATCTGTTCCTGGGCATCGCCTTCGGGCTGCTCCTGGCTGACGCAGGCTACGGCGCCCCCTGGGCCCTTTTTATGAGTATTTTTGTCTATGCCGGTTCCGCCCAGTTCATGCTGGCAGGCCTTCTCGCAGGAGGCACTTCGATTCTGACTGTTTCCATTATGACATTGCTGATCAACAGCCGCCACATGTTTTACGGGTTGTCTTTTCTGGAAAAATTCCGCCAGATGGGGCGGCGGTATCCTTACATGGTATTTTCCCTGACCGATGAGACCTATTCCCTGATCTGCTCCCTGAAAGTACCGCCAGAGTATGCCGAAGACGATGCCCTGTTCCTGATCTCCCTGCTGGATCATCTCTACTGGATCTTCGGATCCGTGCTGGGCGCCCTGCTGGGACAGATCGTCCCCTTCGACACCACCGGCATCGACTTTGCCATGACCGCTCTGTTCATCGTCATTTTCACCGAACAGTGGCTGTCCTATCCTACCCATCTGCCCGCCATCCTCGGCTTCATCTGCGCTGTCATCAGCCTGGTGATCTTCGGGCCGTCCAACTTCATCCTGCCCGCACTGATCGTCACTGTGACATTGCTGTTTGTCTGCCGCAGGTACCTGGAACCATTTACAAAGGAGGAAGAACAAGCATGA
- a CDS encoding methylglyoxal synthase: protein MKIGFISSTSKRMLIQNFCIAYRGILSKHELYATNTTGNLIESVTNLKIHKCIAGSLGGVKQLEALIEQNQLDMVIYFKNTELVDRNDPSVNNILALCDQYNIPIATNLATAELLIKALDNGDLEWRSLYN, encoded by the coding sequence ATGAAAATAGGATTCATTTCCAGCACTTCCAAACGTATGCTGATTCAGAATTTCTGCATTGCATACAGGGGTATTCTTAGTAAACATGAACTGTATGCAACGAACACGACAGGTAATCTGATCGAGTCGGTTACGAATCTGAAGATTCACAAATGCATCGCTGGAAGTCTGGGTGGTGTGAAGCAGCTGGAGGCGCTCATCGAGCAGAATCAGCTGGACATGGTCATTTATTTCAAAAATACGGAACTGGTGGATCGGAATGATCCCAGCGTCAACAACATCCTGGCGCTTTGTGATCAGTACAATATTCCGATAGCAACCAACCTGGCGACGGCAGAATTGTTGATCAAAGCCCTGGACAATGGGGATCTGGAGTGGAGATCTTTGTATAATTAG
- a CDS encoding alanine--glyoxylate aminotransferase family protein has protein sequence MYTLMTPGPTMVRENVRQARSLVVGNPDIDPDFYDFYRDTCRLMSDLLHTKDETLILGGEGILALEAACASLTEPGDRVLVLDNGVFGRGFEDFVRLYGGTPVLYTVPSDRPIDPEALKKFLDKDHDFKYATVVHCETPSGVLNDLHALCTLLKSYDIMTVADSVSAMFAVDVSMENDQIDILCGGSQKVLSAPPGLSFVTLSPLAKETIRNRKTPVASFYANLQPFFTYYEDQWFPYTMPISDITGLRQAAENIKAEPGIQQRHATLAKATRAAVQAAGLTLYPVCAYSPTVTAVVIPQETTSKALLGAVREQHNILLAGSFGCFSGKLFRIGHMGENAYKEPLQASMQALDDVLPQLGVKVKESMEETFLANL, from the coding sequence ATGTATACACTCATGACCCCCGGCCCCACCATGGTGCGGGAAAATGTGCGCCAGGCCCGCAGCCTGGTTGTGGGCAACCCGGATATCGACCCTGATTTTTATGACTTTTACCGCGACACCTGCCGCCTCATGAGCGACCTGCTCCACACAAAAGATGAGACACTCATCCTTGGCGGCGAGGGCATCCTGGCTCTGGAAGCGGCCTGCGCCTCCCTGACAGAGCCCGGCGACCGGGTGCTTGTGCTGGACAACGGGGTCTTTGGCCGGGGCTTTGAGGACTTTGTCCGTCTGTACGGCGGCACACCCGTCCTCTACACCGTCCCCTCGGATCGTCCCATCGACCCGGAAGCTCTCAAGAAGTTTCTGGACAAAGACCACGACTTCAAATATGCCACCGTTGTCCACTGCGAGACGCCCAGCGGTGTGCTCAATGACCTGCACGCCCTGTGCACCCTGCTGAAATCCTACGACATCATGACCGTTGCGGATTCCGTCTCCGCCATGTTCGCCGTGGATGTCAGCATGGAAAACGACCAGATCGATATCCTGTGCGGCGGTTCCCAGAAGGTACTCTCCGCCCCTCCCGGACTGTCCTTTGTCACCTTAAGCCCGCTGGCAAAAGAGACCATCCGGAACCGTAAGACACCGGTGGCCTCCTTCTACGCCAATTTGCAGCCGTTTTTCACCTATTATGAGGATCAGTGGTTCCCGTACACCATGCCCATCAGCGACATCACCGGTCTCCGCCAGGCTGCCGAAAACATCAAGGCAGAGCCCGGCATCCAACAGCGCCACGCGACCCTGGCCAAAGCCACCCGCGCAGCCGTTCAGGCCGCAGGCCTTACGCTCTACCCGGTGTGCGCCTACTCTCCTACCGTAACAGCTGTTGTCATCCCGCAGGAGACCACCTCCAAGGCTCTGCTCGGCGCCGTGCGGGAGCAGCACAACATCCTGCTGGCAGGCTCCTTCGGCTGCTTCTCCGGAAAACTGTTCCGCATCGGCCACATGGGCGAAAATGCCTACAAAGAGCCACTGCAGGCTTCCATGCAGGCACTGGACGATGTTCTGCCCCAACTTGGCGTGAAAGTGAAAGAGTCCATGGAAGAAACTTTCCTCGCAAACCTTTAA
- a CDS encoding V-type ATP synthase subunit B, whose translation MLKEYKTISEVTGPLMLVKGVEGVGYDELGEIELPNGDIRHCRVLEINGNNVLVQLFENSAGINLAESKVRFLGHGIELAVSPDMLGRVFDGMGHPIDGGPEIIPDKMADMNGLPMNPAARDYPSEFIQTGVSAIDGLNTLVRGQKLPIFSGSGLPHAELAAQIARQAKVLNTDSNFAVVFAAIGITYEEADFFISDFRRTGAIDRTVMFMNLANDPAVERIATPRMALTAAEYLAFEQHMHVLVIMTDITNYAEALREISAARKEVPGRRGYPGYLYTDLATMYERAGRKKGIDGSITMIPILTMPEDDKTHPIPDLTGYITEGQIILSRELYRKGVKPPIDVLPSLSRLKDKGIGKGKTREDHADTMNQLFAAYARGKECKELMSILGEAALSDVDKMYAKFADAFEKEYVSQGYETNRPIEETLEIGWKLLRDMPRAELKRIRDEYLDKYYDQPV comes from the coding sequence ATGTTGAAAGAATATAAGACCATATCCGAAGTTACCGGCCCGCTGATGCTGGTGAAAGGAGTAGAAGGCGTCGGATACGACGAGCTGGGTGAGATCGAGCTCCCCAACGGCGACATCCGCCACTGCCGTGTTCTGGAGATCAACGGCAACAACGTACTGGTACAGCTGTTTGAGAACTCCGCCGGTATCAACCTGGCAGAGAGCAAGGTTCGTTTCCTGGGCCACGGCATTGAACTGGCCGTATCCCCGGATATGCTGGGCCGTGTCTTCGATGGTATGGGACACCCCATTGACGGTGGCCCGGAGATCATCCCGGACAAAATGGCTGACATGAACGGCCTGCCCATGAACCCGGCAGCCCGTGACTACCCGTCCGAGTTCATCCAGACCGGTGTATCTGCCATCGACGGACTGAACACGCTGGTTCGTGGACAGAAGCTTCCGATTTTCTCCGGATCCGGTCTGCCCCACGCAGAGCTGGCCGCACAGATCGCCCGTCAGGCAAAGGTGCTGAATACAGACAGTAACTTTGCCGTTGTATTCGCAGCCATCGGTATTACTTATGAGGAAGCAGACTTCTTCATTTCCGACTTCCGTCGGACCGGCGCCATCGACCGTACCGTCATGTTCATGAACCTGGCAAACGACCCGGCCGTTGAGCGTATCGCAACCCCCCGTATGGCGCTGACCGCTGCCGAGTATCTGGCTTTCGAGCAGCACATGCACGTACTGGTCATCATGACAGATATCACCAACTACGCCGAAGCACTGCGTGAGATCTCCGCAGCCCGGAAAGAGGTTCCCGGCCGTCGTGGATACCCGGGTTACCTGTACACCGACCTGGCTACCATGTATGAGCGTGCCGGAAGAAAGAAAGGCATCGACGGTTCCATCACCATGATCCCGATCCTGACCATGCCTGAGGATGACAAGACCCATCCCATCCCTGACCTGACCGGATACATCACAGAGGGACAGATCATTCTTTCCCGTGAGCTGTACCGTAAAGGTGTGAAGCCGCCCATCGACGTACTGCCGTCCCTGTCCCGTCTGAAGGATAAAGGTATCGGTAAGGGCAAGACAAGAGAAGACCACGCAGACACCATGAACCAGCTGTTTGCCGCTTATGCGCGAGGCAAAGAGTGTAAAGAGCTCATGTCCATCCTGGGTGAGGCAGCTCTCAGTGATGTGGATAAGATGTATGCAAAATTTGCAGACGCATTCGAGAAAGAATATGTATCCCAGGGCTACGAGACCAACCGTCCCATCGAGGAAACGCTGGAGATCGGCTGGAAGCTGCTGCGTGACATGCCCAGGGCAGAGCTCAAGCGTATCCGTGACGAATACCTGGATAAATACTATGACCAACCTGTCTAG
- a CDS encoding V-type ATP synthase subunit D, with protein MARLNVNPTRMVLTNLKKQMKVAVRGHKLMKDKRDELMKRFLELARENKRLREEVEAQLMEVYASFSIASAVMTPAMMEEALMYPKQGVSLTVGSKNIMSVDVPVFDFETENGAGAEGNVFPYGFANTSGELDTAIEKLSEIFPKMLELAAMEKEAGMLSDEIEKTRRRVNALEYVKIPQYEETIRYISMKLDEDERGNQTRLMKVKDMMVKEAIEEKRERDKESLEAFAG; from the coding sequence ATGGCAAGATTAAATGTGAATCCCACCCGAATGGTGCTTACCAACCTGAAAAAACAGATGAAGGTCGCTGTCCGCGGCCACAAGCTGATGAAGGATAAGCGGGATGAGCTGATGAAGCGCTTCCTGGAGCTGGCCCGTGAGAACAAACGGCTCCGTGAGGAAGTGGAAGCCCAGCTGATGGAGGTATATGCAAGCTTCTCCATCGCCAGTGCCGTAATGACACCGGCCATGATGGAGGAGGCGCTCATGTATCCCAAGCAGGGCGTGTCTCTGACCGTGGGCAGTAAGAACATCATGAGTGTGGACGTTCCTGTTTTCGATTTCGAGACCGAAAACGGCGCAGGAGCGGAAGGAAACGTCTTCCCCTATGGTTTCGCCAATACCTCCGGTGAACTGGATACCGCCATCGAGAAGCTCTCGGAAATCTTTCCGAAGATGCTGGAGCTGGCGGCTATGGAAAAGGAGGCCGGGATGCTTTCCGATGAGATCGAAAAGACCCGCCGCCGTGTCAATGCGCTGGAGTATGTGAAAATCCCTCAGTATGAGGAGACCATCCGTTATATCTCTATGAAGCTGGATGAGGACGAGCGAGGCAACCAGACCCGTCTGATGAAGGTAAAAGATATGATGGTAAAAGAGGCAATCGAGGAGAAGCGGGAAAGAGACAAAGAGTCTCTGGAAGCGTTTGCGGGTTAA
- a CDS encoding helix-turn-helix transcriptional regulator, with product MALLETNDWMVLNNIIYQINYLKDSQEMRENLLKQLLLIIDFDSANFFVTDSEDPRILKNMAGYNFSEKLGEDYVGLYEKLDYQKGLMFDGKSRVYRETDIMEDKKRQETEYYKQFYQPNGWHYSLHASLAFEKRSVGTLALFRRQGKEDFSYKDVFVLEMLQDHLALRLYQDMSEHPDSDPKHTVHECVELYGLTRREEMILRCLVDGLEADVICQNACITNNTLKKHILNIYKKLGIRNRVQMFKLVKEKEN from the coding sequence ATGGCACTTTTAGAGACAAATGACTGGATGGTTCTTAACAATATTATTTATCAGATCAACTACCTGAAGGATTCCCAGGAAATGCGGGAGAATCTGTTGAAGCAGCTGCTGCTCATCATCGACTTTGACAGTGCCAATTTTTTTGTGACGGACAGTGAGGATCCCCGCATTCTGAAAAATATGGCCGGTTATAATTTCTCAGAGAAGCTGGGGGAGGATTATGTGGGGCTGTACGAGAAGCTGGATTACCAGAAGGGGCTGATGTTCGACGGCAAGAGCCGGGTTTACCGGGAGACGGACATTATGGAAGACAAGAAACGGCAGGAGACGGAGTATTATAAGCAGTTTTATCAGCCAAATGGCTGGCATTATTCCCTGCATGCATCGCTGGCCTTTGAAAAACGTTCTGTCGGGACACTGGCCCTGTTCCGCAGGCAGGGCAAGGAGGATTTCAGTTACAAGGACGTGTTTGTGCTGGAAATGCTCCAGGATCATCTGGCGCTGCGGTTGTATCAGGATATGAGTGAACATCCGGACTCCGATCCGAAACACACCGTCCATGAATGTGTGGAGCTGTACGGACTGACACGCCGGGAGGAAATGATCCTGCGCTGTCTGGTGGACGGCCTGGAGGCGGACGTGATTTGTCAGAACGCCTGTATCACCAACAACACGCTGAAAAAACACATTCTCAATATTTACAAAAAGCTGGGCATCCGTAACCGGGTGCAGATGTTTAAACTCGTAAAAGAAAAAGAAAATTAG
- a CDS encoding AzlD domain-containing protein, with amino-acid sequence MTPFDTHAALIIAAAAICTVFTRALPFLFFGGSRGIPGPIRYLGKILPPAIMAVLVVYCLKNISLLQAPFGAPELLASALTVILHVWKRNNLLSIAGGTICYMLLVQVVFA; translated from the coding sequence ATGACCCCATTCGACACTCATGCAGCGCTAATCATCGCCGCTGCCGCTATCTGTACTGTTTTCACCCGGGCACTGCCCTTCCTCTTCTTCGGAGGCAGCCGCGGCATTCCCGGCCCCATCCGTTATCTGGGAAAAATCCTGCCCCCCGCCATCATGGCGGTGCTTGTCGTGTACTGCCTGAAAAATATTTCCCTTCTGCAGGCCCCTTTTGGCGCCCCGGAGCTGCTGGCCTCAGCTCTCACCGTCATCCTGCATGTATGGAAGCGGAACAACCTGCTGAGCATCGCCGGCGGAACGATCTGTTATATGCTGTTGGTACAGGTGGTATTTGCGTAA
- a CDS encoding V-type ATP synthase subunit C, with protein sequence MGADFIFACARVRGAERNLLGREKLGIMTEAKTMEDALKVLSEAQYGNEGEVTQPEAYERLLEQETTKLYDFMKEIAPGEEAFKIFSYPFDYHNIKALLKAEFLGTDAKSILMSGGTIDPAAMAVLVKERNYMGMTRHMRAAIEESVDTHARTKDPQCVDLICDRECYADICEAAKRSGNAFVIGYVKLLIDTINLKTFVRARKMGQPWSFFGTVFISGGDISEKVFVSGYEEPVAQFAARLEGTALKKAAEEGLASMKETGSFTDIERLCDDALMDYVKDAKYISFGIEPLIAYMAAKQAEIRCVRIVLAGKAAGLAPNLIRERLRETYG encoded by the coding sequence GTGGGAGCAGATTTTATATTTGCCTGCGCGAGAGTCCGCGGCGCGGAACGCAATCTTCTTGGAAGAGAGAAGCTTGGAATCATGACAGAAGCCAAGACGATGGAAGATGCGCTGAAGGTGCTTTCGGAAGCGCAGTATGGCAATGAGGGCGAGGTCACCCAGCCGGAGGCGTATGAGCGCCTGCTGGAGCAGGAGACCACAAAGCTTTACGATTTTATGAAAGAAATCGCACCGGGAGAGGAAGCATTCAAGATCTTTTCCTATCCCTTTGATTATCACAATATCAAGGCATTACTGAAGGCGGAGTTTCTGGGAACGGATGCCAAGAGCATTCTCATGAGCGGCGGAACGATCGATCCGGCTGCCATGGCCGTTCTTGTGAAGGAGCGCAATTACATGGGGATGACCCGTCACATGCGCGCAGCCATTGAGGAGTCGGTGGACACCCACGCCAGAACGAAGGATCCCCAGTGTGTGGATCTGATCTGTGACAGGGAGTGTTACGCAGACATCTGCGAGGCGGCAAAACGCTCCGGCAATGCATTTGTGATCGGATATGTGAAGCTTCTGATCGATACGATCAATCTGAAGACGTTTGTGCGGGCCAGGAAGATGGGCCAGCCCTGGAGCTTCTTCGGAACGGTATTTATCAGCGGCGGCGACATTTCCGAGAAAGTATTTGTGTCAGGTTATGAGGAGCCTGTGGCGCAGTTTGCCGCAAGGCTGGAAGGCACAGCGCTGAAAAAAGCGGCTGAGGAAGGGCTGGCTTCCATGAAGGAGACCGGCAGCTTCACAGACATTGAGCGGCTGTGTGATGATGCACTGATGGATTATGTGAAGGACGCGAAATACATTTCCTTCGGTATCGAGCCGCTGATCGCCTACATGGCGGCGAAGCAGGCGGAGATCCGATGCGTCCGCATCGTGCTGGCGGGCAAGGCGGCCGGTCTTGCACCGAATCTGATCCGGGAAAGGTTGAGGGAAACATATGGCTAA
- the fsa gene encoding fructose-6-phosphate aldolase, whose product MRFFIDTANVEDIRKANDMGVICGVTTNPSLIAKEGRVFEEVIAEIASIVDGPISGEVKATTTDAEGMIAEGRAIAAIHPNMVVKIPMTVEGLKAVKVLSKEGIKTNVTLIFSANQALLAARAGATYVSPFLGRLDDISQPGIDLVSDIAEIFNIHGIETEIIAASVRNPIHVTDCALAGADIATVPYAVLEQMTKHPLTAQGIEKFQADYRAVFGD is encoded by the coding sequence ATGAGATTTTTTATCGACACAGCGAATGTGGAGGACATCCGTAAAGCCAATGATATGGGGGTGATCTGCGGAGTGACCACCAACCCTTCTCTCATTGCAAAGGAAGGACGCGTGTTTGAAGAGGTGATCGCAGAGATCGCATCTATCGTAGACGGCCCCATCAGCGGCGAGGTAAAGGCAACCACGACAGATGCAGAAGGCATGATCGCAGAGGGCAGGGCGATCGCAGCGATCCACCCGAATATGGTAGTGAAGATCCCGATGACCGTAGAAGGCCTGAAGGCTGTCAAGGTGCTGTCCAAAGAGGGCATCAAGACCAACGTGACACTGATCTTTTCCGCCAACCAGGCATTACTGGCTGCAAGAGCAGGCGCTACCTATGTATCCCCGTTCCTGGGACGTCTGGATGATATTTCCCAGCCGGGCATCGATCTGGTCAGCGACATCGCAGAGATCTTCAATATCCATGGCATTGAGACCGAGATCATCGCAGCAAGCGTGCGCAACCCCATCCATGTGACAGACTGTGCACTGGCAGGCGCTGATATTGCGACGGTTCCGTATGCGGTTCTGGAGCAGATGACCAAGCATCCGCTGACCGCACAGGGCATTGAGAAGTTCCAGGCAGATTACCGGGCCGTATTCGGCGACTAA
- a CDS encoding ZIP family metal transporter has protein sequence MLQIFYGILLPFFGTTLGAACVFFMKKALDDMVQCALQGFAAGVMVAASVWSLLLPAIEQSMSLGRFSFLPAFLGFWAGILSLLLLDQMVRCLCVKSGEAMISQSQPQRTRMMVLAVTLHNIPEGIAVGVAYAGYLSGNVQITMAGALALSMGIAVQNFPEGAIISLPLRAEGMSKGKAFGSGVLSGVVEPVGAGVTMAAAQMMAAALPYLLSFAAGAMFYVVVEELIPEMAREKDKNRGAIFFAAGFSIMMMLDVALGT, from the coding sequence ATGCTGCAGATCTTTTATGGAATACTTCTTCCGTTTTTTGGTACAACGCTTGGTGCGGCGTGTGTGTTCTTTATGAAAAAGGCGCTGGATGACATGGTGCAGTGCGCACTGCAGGGATTTGCTGCCGGTGTGATGGTTGCTGCCTCTGTGTGGAGTCTGCTGCTTCCTGCCATTGAGCAGTCAATGTCCCTGGGAAGATTTTCGTTTCTGCCGGCTTTTCTTGGATTCTGGGCGGGCATTCTGTCATTACTGCTGCTTGATCAAATGGTCAGGTGCCTGTGTGTAAAAAGTGGGGAGGCTATGATTTCCCAAAGTCAGCCTCAGCGGACAAGGATGATGGTATTGGCAGTAACCCTTCATAATATTCCGGAAGGGATTGCGGTTGGTGTGGCATATGCAGGGTATCTTTCGGGAAATGTACAGATCACCATGGCCGGGGCACTGGCTTTATCCATGGGAATCGCTGTTCAGAATTTTCCGGAGGGTGCGATCATTTCACTTCCGCTTCGGGCAGAAGGAATGAGCAAAGGAAAAGCGTTTGGCAGCGGCGTCCTGTCCGGCGTGGTAGAGCCTGTTGGTGCCGGGGTGACGATGGCGGCAGCGCAGATGATGGCAGCAGCATTGCCTTATCTGCTGAGTTTTGCTGCAGGTGCTATGTTTTATGTCGTGGTGGAAGAACTGATCCCGGAAATGGCGCGGGAAAAAGATAAAAACAGAGGTGCCATCTTCTTTGCCGCAGGCTTCAGCATCATGATGATGCTGGATGTGGCGCTTGGCACATAA
- a CDS encoding methylglyoxal synthase has product MNEAFITLTIPVKKSIALIAHDSKKHELIEWCRANKDILAKHDLCGTGTTARMITDQTGLSVKGYNSGPLGGDQQIGAKIVEGRIDLVIFLSDPLTAAPHDPDVKALLRIAQVYDIPIANTKATADFMITSPYMDKEYDHEVINFRRNIEERAETL; this is encoded by the coding sequence ATGAACGAGGCATTTATTACCCTGACAATCCCGGTGAAGAAGAGCATTGCGCTCATTGCCCATGACAGCAAAAAGCACGAGCTCATCGAGTGGTGCCGGGCGAACAAAGACATTCTTGCAAAGCATGATCTGTGCGGAACCGGGACGACCGCGCGCATGATCACAGACCAGACCGGCTTAAGTGTCAAAGGCTACAACAGCGGCCCGCTGGGCGGCGACCAGCAGATCGGCGCCAAGATCGTAGAGGGCCGGATCGACCTGGTGATCTTCCTTTCTGACCCGCTGACCGCAGCGCCTCACGACCCGGACGTAAAGGCGCTCCTTCGTATTGCGCAGGTATACGATATTCCCATCGCCAATACGAAAGCCACCGCTGATTTCATGATCACTTCCCCGTATATGGACAAGGAATACGATCATGAGGTCATCAATTTCCGAAGAAATATCGAAGAACGGGCAGAAACCCTCTGA
- a CDS encoding V-type ATP synthase subunit A translates to MTQGKIVKISGPLVVAEGMQDADMFDVVRVGEQNLIGEIIEMRDGMASIQVYEETAGLKPGSSVYSTGAPLSVELGPGLIETMYDGIQRPLKGMMELSGPNITRGISVPALDREKKWEFVATASVGDEVEAGDIIGTVQETAVVEQRIMVPYRVRGKIKSIASGSYTVEETVCVVEKPDGTEEKLTLMQKWPVRVSRPYKTKLVPETPLITGQRVIDTMFPIAKGGVAAIPGPFGSGKTVTQHQLAKWADADIVVYIGCGERGNEMTDVLMEFPELKDPKTGESLMKRTVLIANTSDMPVAAREASIYTGITIAEYFRDMGYSVALMADSTSRWAEALREMSGRLEEMPGEEGYPAYLGSRLAQFYERAGKVISLGKEGREGALSAIGAVSPPGGDTSEPVSQATLRIVKVFWCLDSSLAYKRHFPAINWLNSYSLYSDRLNKWYAEHVNKEFPELRAQALSLLQDEAELNEIVQLVGVDGLSATDRLKLETCKMIREDYLHQNSFHEVDTYTSMNKQYKMLKSVLLFYEEGLEALKNGADFNKISALEVREEIGRYKYVTEDKVDGEFERIQTILQDSLHELIGKEAEE, encoded by the coding sequence ATGACGCAGGGAAAGATTGTTAAGATATCCGGCCCGCTTGTTGTTGCAGAAGGCATGCAGGACGCGGATATGTTTGATGTGGTTCGTGTCGGCGAGCAGAACCTGATCGGAGAGATCATCGAGATGCGCGACGGCATGGCATCCATACAGGTATATGAGGAGACTGCAGGTCTGAAACCGGGATCCAGCGTGTATTCCACGGGAGCACCGCTTTCCGTAGAACTCGGACCCGGACTGATCGAGACCATGTACGATGGTATCCAGAGACCGCTGAAGGGCATGATGGAATTATCCGGACCGAACATCACAAGAGGTATTTCCGTTCCGGCGCTGGATCGTGAGAAAAAATGGGAGTTCGTGGCTACGGCGTCTGTCGGTGACGAGGTAGAGGCAGGAGATATCATCGGTACTGTACAGGAGACTGCTGTAGTTGAGCAGCGGATCATGGTGCCTTACCGTGTGAGAGGTAAGATCAAGAGCATTGCTTCCGGTTCCTACACCGTAGAGGAGACCGTGTGCGTGGTGGAAAAACCCGACGGCACAGAAGAGAAGCTGACGCTCATGCAGAAATGGCCGGTTCGTGTGAGCCGTCCGTATAAGACCAAGCTGGTTCCCGAGACACCGCTGATCACAGGACAGCGTGTTATCGATACCATGTTCCCCATCGCCAAGGGCGGTGTGGCAGCCATCCCCGGACCGTTCGGCTCCGGTAAGACGGTAACCCAGCATCAGCTGGCAAAATGGGCTGACGCAGACATCGTTGTTTACATCGGCTGCGGCGAGCGTGGTAACGAGATGACCGACGTACTGATGGAGTTCCCGGAGCTGAAAGACCCCAAGACCGGAGAGAGCCTGATGAAGAGAACCGTCCTCATCGCCAACACCTCCGATATGCCGGTTGCAGCCCGTGAGGCTTCTATTTATACAGGTATCACCATTGCAGAGTATTTCCGTGACATGGGGTATTCCGTAGCCCTGATGGCAGACTCCACCTCTCGTTGGGCCGAGGCTCTCCGTGAGATGTCCGGCCGTCTGGAGGAGATGCCCGGTGAGGAAGGTTACCCGGCATACCTGGGTTCCCGTCTGGCACAGTTCTATGAGAGAGCAGGTAAGGTCATCAGCCTGGGCAAAGAGGGCAGAGAAGGTGCCCTGTCCGCCATCGGTGCGGTATCCCCTCCGGGTGGTGATACATCCGAGCCGGTATCCCAGGCAACCCTTCGTATCGTCAAGGTATTCTGGTGCCTGGATTCCTCTCTGGCATACAAGCGTCATTTCCCGGCCATCAACTGGCTGAACAGCTACTCTCTGTATTCCGACCGTCTGAACAAGTGGTATGCAGAGCATGTAAATAAGGAATTCCCGGAGCTTCGTGCACAGGCATTAAGCCTTCTGCAGGATGAGGCAGAGCTGAACGAGATCGTACAGCTGGTCGGCGTGGACGGACTGTCCGCAACTGACCGCCTGAAGCTGGAGACCTGTAAGATGATCCGTGAGGACTATCTGCATCAGAACTCCTTCCATGAGGTAGATACTTACACCTCCATGAACAAGCAGTACAAGATGCTGAAATCCGTTCTTCTGTTCTACGAAGAGGGACTGGAGGCACTGAAAAACGGCGCAGACTTCAACAAGATTTCCGCACTGGAAGTCCGCGAGGAGATCGGCCGTTACAAATATGTGACAGAAGACAAGGTTGACGGTGAGTTTGAACGGATCCAGACGATTTTACAGGATTCCCTTCATGAGCTGATCGGGAAGGAGGCAGAGGAATAA
- a CDS encoding V-type ATP synthase subunit F, whose product MAKIGVIGDATSILGFKAFGLDVFACNTAEEAAAKLHQIAKEGYGIIYITERFCQELQEEMDRYVSERTPAIIPIPGVDGNFGIGIANVKKSVERAVGADILFGGDR is encoded by the coding sequence ATGGCTAAAATAGGAGTGATCGGGGATGCCACGAGCATCCTGGGATTCAAGGCGTTCGGCCTCGATGTGTTTGCCTGCAATACGGCAGAGGAGGCCGCAGCAAAGCTTCATCAGATTGCAAAAGAAGGATATGGGATTATCTACATCACGGAGCGGTTCTGTCAGGAGCTGCAGGAGGAGATGGACCGGTATGTCAGTGAACGTACCCCTGCCATCATCCCGATCCCCGGCGTGGACGGCAACTTCGGCATCGGCATTGCCAATGTAAAGAAGTCTGTGGAACGGGCCGTTGGTGCAGATATTTTATTTGGAGGTGACAGGTAG